The Cynocephalus volans isolate mCynVol1 chromosome 2, mCynVol1.pri, whole genome shotgun sequence genome window below encodes:
- the RNF44 gene encoding RING finger protein 44 isoform X2 translates to MQPWALAATRWPRSVPVGQRRFSAGPSSTPGQLWGSPSHEGLLASAPAQDERLPSQQPPPRPPHLPVEEHRASAPAGGSPRMLHPATQQSPFMVDLHEQVHQGPVPLSYTVTTVTTQGFPLPTGQHIPGCSAQQLPACSVMFSGQHYPLCCLPPPAYPHLISSDHYILHPPPPAPPPQPTHMAPLGQFVSLQTQHPRMPLQRLDNDVDLRGDQHPLGSFTYSSSAPGPTLSTSVPLHYLPHDPLHQELSFGVPYSHMMPRRLSTQRYRLQQPLPPPPPPPPPPPYYPSFLPYFLSMLPMSPTAMGPTISLDLDVDDVEMENYEALLNLAERLGDAKPRGLTKADIEQLPSYRFNPDSHQSEQTLCVVCFSDFEARQLLRVLPCNHEFHTKCVDKWLKANRTCPICRADASEVPRETE, encoded by the exons ATGCAACCATGGGCTCTGGCAGCGACTAGGTGGCCACGCTCTGTCCCAGTGGGCCAGCGGCGATTCTCTGCCGGACCCAGTAGCACTCCGGGTCAGCTCTGGGGAAG CCCCAGCCACGAGGGCCTCCTGGCCAGCGCACCTGCCCAGGATGAGCGCTTACCCTCCCAGCAGCCGCCGCCCCGACCACCACACCTCCCTGTAGAGGAGCACCGAGCCTCGGCTCCTGCCGGCGGGAGCCCCCGAATGCTGCACCCAGCTACTCAGCAGAGCCCGTTCATGGTTGATCTCCATGAACAG GTGCACCAGGGACCTGTCCCTCTGTCCTACACAGTCACCACAGTGACGACCCAAGGCTTCCCCTTGCCTACAGGCCAACACATCCCTGGCTGCAGTGCCCAGCAGCTCCCAGCATGCTCCGTGATGTTCAGTGGGCAGCACTACcccctctgctgcctcccaccCCCG GCCTACCCCCACCTCATCTCCAGTGACCACTACATCCTGCACCCCCCACCGCCAGCTCCACCCCCCCAGCCTACCCACATGGCGCCTCTTGGGCAGTTTGTATCGCTGCAGACCCAGCACCCACGTATG CCCCTACAGCGGCTTGACAATGACGTGGACCTGCGGGGGGACCAGCACCCTTTGGGTAGTTTCACCTATTCCTCCTCTGCTCCTGGCCCAACCCTGTCCACGTCAGTGCCCCTGCACTACTTGCCCCACGATCCGCTGCACCAGGAGCTGTCTTTCGGTGTG CCATATTCGCACATGATGCCGCGGAGACTGAGCACCCAGAGATACCGCCTGCAACAGCCGctgcccccaccacccccacccccacctccaccaccttaTTACCCCAGCTTCCTGCCCTACTTCCT CTCGATGCTGCCAATGTCACCAACAGCGATGGGGCCCACCATCAGCCTGGATCTGGATGTGGATGATGTAGAGATGGAGAACTACGAG GCCCTTCTGAATCTGGCCGAGCGGCTGGGAGATGCCAAGCCCCGAGGCCTCACCAAAGCAGACATAGAGCAGCTCCCATCATACCGCTTTAACCCGGACAGCCATCAGTCAGAGCAGACACT GTGTGTGGTCTGCTTCAGTGATTTTGAGGCGCGGCAGCTGCTCCGAGTCCTCCCCTGCAACCATGAGTTCCACACCAAGTGTGTTGACAAGTGGTTGAAG GCCAACCGGACATGTCCCATTTGCCGGGCCGACGCCTCGGAGGTGCCCAGGGAGACTGAGTGA
- the RNF44 gene encoding RING finger protein 44 isoform X1 yields MQPWALAATRWPRSVPVGQRRFSAGPSSTPGQLWGSPSHEGLLASAPAQDERLPSQQPPPRPPHLPVEEHRASAPAGGSPRMLHPATQQSPFMVDLHEQVHQGPVPLSYTVTTVTTQGFPLPTGQHIPGCSAQQLPACSVMFSGQHYPLCCLPPPLIQACTMQQLPVPYQAYPHLISSDHYILHPPPPAPPPQPTHMAPLGQFVSLQTQHPRMPLQRLDNDVDLRGDQHPLGSFTYSSSAPGPTLSTSVPLHYLPHDPLHQELSFGVPYSHMMPRRLSTQRYRLQQPLPPPPPPPPPPPYYPSFLPYFLSMLPMSPTAMGPTISLDLDVDDVEMENYEALLNLAERLGDAKPRGLTKADIEQLPSYRFNPDSHQSEQTLCVVCFSDFEARQLLRVLPCNHEFHTKCVDKWLKANRTCPICRADASEVPRETE; encoded by the exons ATGCAACCATGGGCTCTGGCAGCGACTAGGTGGCCACGCTCTGTCCCAGTGGGCCAGCGGCGATTCTCTGCCGGACCCAGTAGCACTCCGGGTCAGCTCTGGGGAAG CCCCAGCCACGAGGGCCTCCTGGCCAGCGCACCTGCCCAGGATGAGCGCTTACCCTCCCAGCAGCCGCCGCCCCGACCACCACACCTCCCTGTAGAGGAGCACCGAGCCTCGGCTCCTGCCGGCGGGAGCCCCCGAATGCTGCACCCAGCTACTCAGCAGAGCCCGTTCATGGTTGATCTCCATGAACAG GTGCACCAGGGACCTGTCCCTCTGTCCTACACAGTCACCACAGTGACGACCCAAGGCTTCCCCTTGCCTACAGGCCAACACATCCCTGGCTGCAGTGCCCAGCAGCTCCCAGCATGCTCCGTGATGTTCAGTGGGCAGCACTACcccctctgctgcctcccaccCCCG CTGATCCAGGCATGCACCATGCAGCAGCTCCCTGTGCCCTATCAGGCCTACCCCCACCTCATCTCCAGTGACCACTACATCCTGCACCCCCCACCGCCAGCTCCACCCCCCCAGCCTACCCACATGGCGCCTCTTGGGCAGTTTGTATCGCTGCAGACCCAGCACCCACGTATG CCCCTACAGCGGCTTGACAATGACGTGGACCTGCGGGGGGACCAGCACCCTTTGGGTAGTTTCACCTATTCCTCCTCTGCTCCTGGCCCAACCCTGTCCACGTCAGTGCCCCTGCACTACTTGCCCCACGATCCGCTGCACCAGGAGCTGTCTTTCGGTGTG CCATATTCGCACATGATGCCGCGGAGACTGAGCACCCAGAGATACCGCCTGCAACAGCCGctgcccccaccacccccacccccacctccaccaccttaTTACCCCAGCTTCCTGCCCTACTTCCT CTCGATGCTGCCAATGTCACCAACAGCGATGGGGCCCACCATCAGCCTGGATCTGGATGTGGATGATGTAGAGATGGAGAACTACGAG GCCCTTCTGAATCTGGCCGAGCGGCTGGGAGATGCCAAGCCCCGAGGCCTCACCAAAGCAGACATAGAGCAGCTCCCATCATACCGCTTTAACCCGGACAGCCATCAGTCAGAGCAGACACT GTGTGTGGTCTGCTTCAGTGATTTTGAGGCGCGGCAGCTGCTCCGAGTCCTCCCCTGCAACCATGAGTTCCACACCAAGTGTGTTGACAAGTGGTTGAAG GCCAACCGGACATGTCCCATTTGCCGGGCCGACGCCTCGGAGGTGCCCAGGGAGACTGAGTGA